One window of Papio anubis isolate 15944 chromosome 10, Panubis1.0, whole genome shotgun sequence genomic DNA carries:
- the XIRP2 gene encoding xin actin-binding repeat-containing protein 2 isoform X5 codes for MMEESEMCTVPGGLAKVKKQFEDEITSSRNTFAQYQYQHQNRSEQEAIHSSQVGTSKSSQELARNEQEGSKVQKIDVHGTEMVSYLEKHTKEINQASQFHQYVQETVIDTPEDEEIPKVSTKLLKEQFEKSAQEKILYSDKEMTTPAKQVKIESECEETLKPSSVVSTSSTSCISTSQRKETSATRYSDHSVTSSTLAQINATSSGMTEEFPPPPPDVLQTSVDVTAFSQSPELPSPPRRLPVPKDVYSKQRNLYELNRLYKHIHPELRKNLEKDYISEVSEIVSSQMNSGSSVSADVQQARYVFENTNDSSQKDLNSEREYLEWDEILKGEVQSIRWIFENQPLDSINNGSPDEGDISRGVADQEIIAGGDVKYTTWMFETQPIDTLGAPSSDTVENAEKIPELARGDVCTARWMFETRPLDSMNKMHQSQEESAVTISKDITGGDVKTVRYMFETQHLDQLGQLHSVDEVHLLQLRSELKEIKGNVKRSIKCFETQPLYVIRDGSGQMLEIKTVHREDVEKGDVRTARWMFETQPLDTINKDITEIKIVRGISMEENVKGGVSKAKWLFETQPLEKIKESEEVIIEKETIIGTDVSRKCWMFETQPLDILKEVPDADPLQHEEIIGGDVQTTKHLFETLPIEALKDSPDIGKLQKITASEEEKGDVRHQKWIFETQPLEDIRKDKKEYTRTVKLEEVDRGDVKNYTHIFESNNLIKFDASHKIEVEGVTRGAVELNKSLFETTPLYAIQDPLGKYHQVKTVQQEEIVRGDVRSCRWLFETRPIDQFDESIHKFQIIRGISAQEIQTGNVKSAKWLFETQPLDSIKYFSDVEETESKTEQARDIIKGDVKTCKWLFETQPMESLYEKVSLMTSSEEIHKGDVKTCTWLFETQPLDAIRDDSETKVKLQTVKQEEIQGGDVRTTCFLFETENLDSIQGEEVKEIKPVEMDIQAGDVSSMRYKFENQSLDSISSSSEEVLKKIKTLKTEDIQKGNVLNCRWLFENQPIDKIKESQEGDECVKTVTDIQGGDVRKGCFIFETFSLDEIKEESDYISTKKTITEEVMQGDVKSYRMLFETQPLYAIQDREGSYHEVTTVKKEEVIHGDVRGTRWLFETKPLDSINKSETVYVIKAVTQEDIQKGDVSSVRYRFETQPLDQISEESHNIVPTVDHIQGGNVKTSKQFFESENFDKNNYIRTVSVNEIQKGNVKTSTWLFETHTIDELRGEGLEYENIKTVTQEDVQKGDVKQAVWLFENQTFDSIMEAHKGVTKMTKEEIPPSDVKTTTWLFETTPLHEFNENRIEKIEIIGKSIKETLEDLYSQKVIQAPGIIIEADEVGDVRMAKYKLMNQASPEIQKEEIIRADLRNIMVNLLSKRDYTKREILVSEEEKGNVNLTKTQLLNKSTEFHAEKEEIVKGDVQQTIKNLFSEERSVKKGILIQEDERGDINMTIYCLLHENDGDTIEREEVIGGDVRRTIHNLLSSTSNNKISERAKIDASERGNVQFFTTCIEAGALDYLKQLHTESNETLTAKKQEGEKEIIGGDVEGTKLLLKKRQSLVERTVSETDIIPGDVHNTVKVFMTEPQSTLGKIPKEEIIKGDLASTLNSLSQAVNQKTVTKTEEIIKGDMLATLKSLKESTRRWKESKQPDAIPGDIEKAIECLEKATNTRTEILKKELLKDDLETSLRSLKEAQRSFKEVDKEGVIKKDAHVVMAGSSGEQKTDIHQVAVQRNKTSLLQPKPGPFEPAAEWQGGADTLSQTMGKSCHGNLVEERTEVNLPKAPKGSVKIVIDREQNNDALEKSLRRLSNSHHKSIKNVLESGDKMGVWTDITGEQHLRDEYMSRQLTSTVSVKNNLKTKESDREVRELKKDDDFNSVQSADKTVGKQQTYERRNDHQKTEAFHIKSPKKTENIKILTDTQNSKPSPTQHPVSMPVGGTYNISGDFQKQTLLKQETKYSNKNIKQKNINLQPMWQPLPVEQDTTNVTEVKVSEKNHNTFKTTNKKQETDVHLKSQDFLMKTNTSTDLKTAMERSLNPINFNPENNVKESECPLPPPSPPPPPPSNASSEIEFPLPPPPPLMMFPEKNGFLPSLSTEKIKAEFESFPGLPLPPPPVDEKSERESPSMFLPPPPPPTPSQNPAHLLSSSAPEKHSGAFMQQYSQKEASNSQNSQAKIITGKSGVLPPPTLPKPKLPKHIKDNKNHFSPKVELTNSLSDMECKITTSKDQKKVMMMSSSEHIETKQNIISKSLDERKQLFVDSANCLSHTVPGTSAPKKKQIAPLIKSHSFPESSGQQSPKPYMRKFKTPLMIAEEKYRQQKEELEKQKQESSYYNIVKTESQNQHISEVEKEMPLRKTNEEVSVSGIDSECTVVQPNPGSQSNARVLGVCSDNQLSTTSPVTVTAKRLHHVLAASEDKDKMKKEVLQSARDIMQSKSACEIKQSHQECSTQQTQQNKYLEQLHLPQSKPISPNFKVKTIKLPTLDHTLNETDHSYESHKQQSEVDVQTFAKQQYLETKKTEASTECSHKQSLAERHYQLPKKEKRVTIKLPTESIQKNHEDKLKIVPGKQEEFAGSDRGKLPGSEEKNKGPSMISRKEERLITERKQEVLKNKSAPKVVKQKVIDAHLDSQTQNFQQTQIQTSESKAEHKKWPQPYNSLQEEKCLQVKGIQQKQVFSNTKDSKQEITQNKSFFSAVKESQQDDGKCAVNIVEFLRKREELQQILSRVKQFEAEPNKSGLKTFQTLLNTIPGWLISEEKREYAVHIAIENNLEKVKEEITHIKTQAEDMLVSYENIIQTAMMSSKTGKSGNKPTSLDETSSKVSNVHVSNNKNSEQKENKIAKEKTGQHQVAAHREAAVHSHVKTHQEIKLDESNIPPPSLKTRPPSPTFITIESTVRRTETPTKDELSQSPKKDSYVEPPPRRPMSQTSEIHRANTSPSPPRSRSEQLVRLKDTTAKLSKGAIPCPAVTPVPTVEKRSEIIMSPATLRRQIKIETRGRDSPPTITIPVNIHHTASGSSRESMEAQEEIRKVEKRATYVHNAGLNSTDPIVPDTESYDAVEIIRKVEVPPRLSEHTQRYEAANRTVQMAENFVNDRENEINRWFREFEHGPVSEAKSNRRVYANGETNHNIQQESHTFCQEEFGLTSLGNTSFTDFSCKHPRELQEKIPVKQPRICSETRSLSEHFSGMDAFESQIVESKMKTSSSHSSEAGKSGCDFKHAPPTYEDVIAGHILDISDSPKEVRKNFQKTWQESGRVFKSLGYATSDSSATEMRTAFQEESAFISVWEIMHHFMDKYTANLTLNNFSNLKEIMMKVLDTSSIKIDGTAKTKADQWTLFLMKNQMCVKILQKTPLYLEIVMNI; via the exons GAGGCAATTCATAGCAGCCAGGTTGGCACTTCAAAAAGCAGCCAGGAATTGGCAAGAAATGAACAAGAAGGGTCCAAAGTACAGAAAATTGATGTTCATGGAACAGAAATG GTCTCTTATCTTGAAAAGCACACCAAGGAAATAAACCAAGCATCTCAGTTTCATCAATATGTTCAGGAAACAG TCATTGATACACCTGAGGATGAAGAAATTCCAAAGGTTTCAACTAAGTTGTTAAAAGAGCAGTTTGAAAAGTCTGCCCAGGAAAAGATCCTTTACTCTGACAAAGAGATGACAACCCCAGCAAAGCAGGTTAAG ATTGAAAGTGAATGTGAAGAGACTTTAAAGCCATCATCAGTTGTGAGTACCTCTTCCACTTCTTGCATTTCAACCAGCCAGAGGAAGGAAACATCAGCCACAAGATATAGTGATCACAGTGTCACTTCCTCAACTCTGGCACAAATTAATGCTACTTCTTCAGGAATGACAGAAGAatttcctcctcccccacctgATGTACTTCAAACTTCAGTAGATGTGACAGCATTTTCCCAGTCCCCTGAACTACCCAGTCCTCCTAGAAGACTACCAGTCCCCAAAGATGTATATTCCAAGCAAAGAAATTTGTATGAATTAAACCGTTTATATAAACACATCCATCCTGAGTTAAGAAAAAACTTAGAAAAAGATTATATCAGTGAGGTTTCTGAGATTGTTTCTAGTCAAATGAACTCAGGGAGTTCAGTCTCAGCAGATGTGCAACAAGCCCGTTATGtttttgaaaacacaaatgaCAGTTCTCAAAAAGATCTGAACTCAGAAAGAGAATACTTGGAATGGGATGAAATTCTGAAGGGAGAGGTGCAGTCCATTAGATGGATCTTTGAGAATCAACCATTGGATTCCATTAACAATGGCTCTCCCGATGAAGGTGACATTTCCAGGGGTGTTGCTGATCAAGAAATCATTGCTGGTGGCGATGTGAAATATACTACATGGATGTTTGAAACCCAACCCATTGACACACTTGGGGCTCCTTCTTCTGACACTgtagaaaatgcagagaaaattcCTGAGCTAGCCAGAGGAGATGTCTGCACAGCTCGGTGGATGTTTGAAACAAGGCCATTGGACTCAATGAATAAAATGCATCAAAGTCAAGAAGAATCAGCGGTAACTATCAGTAAGGACATAACTGGGGGGGATGTCAAGACTGTGAGATATATGTTTGAAACTCAACATCTAGATCAACTTGGACAGCTTCATTCAGTGGATGAGGTTCACTTACTGCAGCTTAGGTCTGAGCTCAAAGAAATTAAGGGAAATGTTAAGAGaagtataaaatgttttgaaactcaACCATTATATGTTATTAGAGATGGTTCGGGTCAAATGCTGGAAATTAAAACTGTTCACAGGGAAGATGTTGAAAAGGGAGATGTAAGAACAGCACGGTGGATGTTTGAAACACAGCCATTGGACacaattaacaaagatattacagaaattaaaattgtCCGAGGAATATCCATGGAAGAAAATGTCAAAGGTGGGGTGAGTAAGGCAAAGTGGTTATTTGAAACCCAACCTTTGGAGAAAATCAAAGAGTCAGAAGAGGTCATCattgaaaaggaaacaataataGGTACAGATGTCTCCAGAAAGTGTTGGATGTTTGAAACACAGCCATTAGACATTCTAAAAGAAGTTCCTGATGCAGATCCTCTACAACATGAGGAGATAATAGGGGGTGATGTACAAACTACTAAGCATCTATTTGAAACACTTCCAATTGAGGCATTAAAAGATAGTCCTGATATAGGAAAGCTTCAAAAAATCACTGcctctgaagaagaaaaaggggATGTTAGGCATCAAAAATGGATATTTGAAACCCAACCTCTGGAAGacattagaaaagataaaaaagagtaCACACGAACAGTGAAACTTGAAGAAGTTGACAGAGGAGATGTGAAGAACTACACACATATCTTTGAATCaaacaatttaattaaatttgatGCATCACATAAAATAGAGGTGGAAGGAGTCACAAGAGGTGCTGTAGAGTTAAATAAATCTCTCTTCGAGACAACACCACTGTATGCCATTCAAGATCCCCTTGGAAAATATCATCAAGTAAAGACAGTCCAGCAAGAAGAAATCGTAAGAGGTGATGTAAGAAGCTGTAGGTGGCTTTTTGAAACAAGGCCCATTGACCAGTTTGATGAAAGCAttcataaatttcaaataattagagGAATATCTGCTCAAGAAATACAGACTGGAAATGTGAAATCTGCCAAATGGTTGTTTGAAACCCAACCTCTtgattcaattaaatattttagtgatgtggaagaaacagaaagtaaaactgAACAAGCTAGAGATATTATTAAAGGGGATGTCAAAACCTGTAAATGGCTTTTTGAGACCCAGCCAATGGAGTCTCTTTATGAGAAAGTTTCGTTAATGACCAGCAGTGAAGAAATTCATAAGGGAGATGTCAAAACCTGTACTTGGCTCTTTGAAACTCAGCCACTTGATGCCATAAGAGATGACTCTGAAACAAAAGTCAAATTGCAAACTGTAAAACAGGAGGAGATCCAAGGTGGGGATGTACGTacaacatgttttctttttgagacagaaaatttGGACAGCATACAAGGAGAAGAAGTGAAGGAAATCAAGCCTGTTGAAATGGATATACAAGCTGGAGATGTTTCTAGCATGAGgtataaatttgaaaatcagtcCTTAGATTCCATAAGTTCCAGTTCAGAGGaagttttgaaaaagatcaaaaccttaaaaactgaagATATTCAGAAAGGCAATGTTTTAAATTGTAGGTGGCTTTTTGAAAACCAACCAATTGATAAGATAAAAGAAAGCCAAGAAGGTGATGAATGTGTTAAGACGGTGACAGACATACAAGGTGGTGATGTAAGAAAGGGGtgctttatttttgaaactttttctttAGATGAGATTAAAGAAGAATCTGACTATATCAGCACCAAGAAAACAATTACTGAAGAAGTAATGCAGGGTGATGTAAAAAGCTACAGAATGCTCTTTGAAACCCAGCCACTCTATGCAATTCAAGACCGAGAAGGGTCCTATCACGAAGTAACCacagttaaaaaagaagaagtaattcATGGAGATGTACGAGGAACAAGGTGGCTTTTTGAAACAAAGCCATTAGACTCTATTAATAAATCAGAAACTGTGTATGTTATTAAAGCTGTCACACAAGAAGACATTCAGAAGGGAGATGTTAGTTCTGTCAGATACAGGTTTGAAACTCAGCCACTGGATCAGATTTCTGAAGAATCACATAATATTGTGCCCACTGTTGACCATATACAAGGTGGCAATGTAAAGACAAGTAAACAATTCTTTGAGTCTGAAAATTTTGATAAGAATAACTATATACGAACAGTAAGTGTCAATGAAATACAAAAGGGCAATGTCAAAACATCTACTTGGCTGTTTGAAACCCACACTATAGATGAACTGAGAGGAGAAGGGTtagaatatgaaaatatcaaGACAGTCACCCAGGAAGATGTGCAGAAAGGTGATGTTAAGCAGGCTGTGTGGCTTTTTGAAAATCAAACTTTTGATTCTATTATGGAAGCACATAAAGGTGTCACAAAAATGACCAAGGAAGAAATCCCTCCTTCTGATGTCAAAACAACTACGTGGCTCTTTGAAACAACACCACTTCATGAATTTAatgaaaatagaatagaaaagataGAAATTATTGGCAAGAGCATTAAAGAAACTTTAGAAGATCTCTACTCTCAAAAAGTTATCCAGGCTCCTGGAATCATCATTGAAGCTGATGAAGTTGGGGATGTTCGAATGGCAAAATACAAGCTAATGAACCAAGCATCTCCTGagatacagaaagaagaaattatcaGGGCTGATCTCAGAAATATAATGGTGAACCTACTTTCCAAAAGGGACTATACTAAAAGAGAGATTTTGGTTAgtgaagaagagaagggaaatgtTAATTTGACTAAAACTCAATTATTAAACAAATCAACTGAATTTCATGCTGAAAAAGAAGAGATAGTGAAAGGTGATGtacaacaaacaataaaaaacctGTTCTCTGAGGAAAGATCTGTAAAGAAAGGTATCTTAATTCAGGAAGATGAAAGAGGAGATATTAACATGACTATCTATTGTCTTCTTCATGAAAATGATGGTGACACAATTGAGCGTGAAGAAGTAATAGGGGGTGATGTCAGACGTACCATTCATAATTTATTATCTTCCAcatcaaacaataaaatatctgaaagggCTAAAATTGATGCCTCTGAGAGGGGAAATGTTCAGTTTTTCACAACCTGCATAGAAGCTGGAGCTTTGGATTATCTCAAACAACTCCATACAGAGTCAAATGAAACACTGACAGCTAAGaaacaagaaggagagaaagaaatcattggTGGTGATGTTGAAGGCACAAAACTGTTACTGAAGAAAAGGCAGTCTCTGGTTGAACGTACTGTTAGTGAAACTGACATCATCCCTGGAGATGTGCATAATACAGTTAAGGTTTTTATGACTGAGCCTCAGAGTACACTTGGTAAGATACCCAAAGAAGAGATTATAAAAGGTGATTTGGCATCAACCCTAAATTCCCTCAGCCAGGCTGTAAATCAGAAAACAGtgacaaaaacagaagaaattataaaaggtGACATGCTAGCCACACTCAAGTCACTTAAAGAATCAACCCGTCGATGGAAAGAATCTAAACAGCCTGATGCCATCCCTGGTGATATTGAGAAAGCTATTGAATGCCTTGAAAAAGCTACAAATACAAGGACAGAAATTCTGAAAAAGGAGCTTCTGAAAGATGACCTGGAAACATCATTAAGGTCTTTGAAAGAAGCACAAAGAAGTTTCAAAGAGGTAGATAAAGAAGGTGTAATCAAAAAAGATGCTCACGTTGTGATGGCAGGATCCTCAGGAGAGCAGAAAACAGACATTCATCAGGTTGCTGTCCAGAGGAACAAAACTAGTCTTCTTCAGCCAAAGCCAGGACCCTTTGAGCCAGCAGCCGAGTGGCAAGGGGGAGCAGATACTCTCAGTCAAACTATGGGAAAATCTTGTCATGGCAAtttagtagaagaaagaactgagGTTAATCTTCCAAAAGCCCCCAAAGGCAGTGTAAAGATTGTCATAGATCGTGAACAAAACAATGATGCTCTGGAGAAAAGCCTTAGAAGACTATCTAATTCACACCataaatctattaaaaatgttttggaatcaGGAGACAAAATGGGTGTCTGGACTGATATCACAGGAGAACAGCATCTTAGAGATGAATATATGAGCAGACAATTAACTTCAACTGTATCAGTTAAGAATAATCTAAAAACTAAAGAATCAGACAGGGAAGTGAGAGAGCTGAAGAAGGATGATGACTTTAATTCCGTCCAATCTGCTGATAAAACCGTTGGAAAGCAACAGACATATGAACGGAGAAATGACCACCAGAAAACGGAGGCTTTCCATATAAAGAGTCCTAAAAAGAccgaaaatattaaaatattaactgaTACACAAAACTCCAAGCCCAGTCCCACCCAGCATCCAGTCAGCATGCCAGTTGGAGGAACTTACAACATTTCAGGGGACTTTCAGAAGCAAACTTTGttaaagcaagaaacaaaatattctaataagaatataaaacaaaagaatataaaccTTCAACCAATGTGGCAGCCTTTGCCTGTAGAGCAAGACACAACCAATGTAACAGAAGTGAAagtctctgaaaaaaatcacaatacatTTAAGACAACCAACAAAAAGCAGGAGACTGATGTTCACTTGAAAAGCCAGGACTTTCTAATGAAGACAAATACTTCCACAGACTTAAAAACGGCAATGGAAAGGTCCTTGAATCCAATCAACTTTAACCCAGAGAATAATGTAAAAGAAAGTGAGTGCCCCCTTCCACCTCcatctccacctcctccaccacctTCTAATGCATCATCTGAAATTgaatttcctcttcctcctccacctcctttaATGATGTTTCCTGAAAAAAATGGGTTTCTTCCCTCACTGTCCACAGAGAAGATAAAGGCTGAATTTGAAAGCTTTCCAGgcctccctcttcctccacctccagTAGATGAGAAATCTGAAAGAGAAAGTCCATCGATGTTtctgccgcctcctcctcctccaactccatctcaaaacccagcacatctcctttcctcctctgctCCAGAAAAGCACAGTGGAGCCTTCATGCAACAATATTCCCAAAAAGAAGCCTCAAACTCTCAGAATTCTCAGGCTAAAATCATAACAGGAAAATCAGGTGTGTTGCCACCTCCCACATTGCCCAAACCCAAACTTCCCAAGCATATAAAAGATAATAAGAACCATTTCTCCCCCAAAGTTGAATTGACAAACTCCCTGTCAGATATGGAATGTAAAATTACTACCTCAAAGGatcaaaaaaaagtaatgatgATGAGCAGCAGTGAACACATAGAGACAAAGCAGAACATTATTAGTAAGAGTCttgatgaaagaaaacaattatttgttgactctgcaaactgtctctcacacacagTTCCAGGAACTTCAGCACCCAAGAAAAAACAGATTGCACCTCTTATAAAATCTCATTCATTTCCAGAGAGTTCAGGACAACAAAGTCCAAAACCTTATATGAGAAAATTTAAGACACCTTTAATGATTGCTGAAGAAAAATATAGACAACAAAAAGAAGAacttgaaaaacagaaacaggagaGTTCTTACTACAACATTGTTAAAACTGAAAGCCAAAATCAACACATATCAGAGGTGGAAAAGGAAATGCCATTACGAAAAACCAATGAGGAGGTTTCTGTATCTGGAATCGATTCAGAGTGCACCGTGGTTCAACCCAACCCAGGCTCTCAAAGTAATGCTCGGGTACTAGGAGTGTGTTCTGATAACCAGCTCTCCACAACATCGCCAGTGACAGTCACTGCCAAGAGGCTCCACCATGTTTTAGCAGCCTCAGAAGACAAAGATAAGATGAAAAAGGAAGTTTTACAAAGCGCAAGGGACATTATGCAATCCAAATCAGCTTGTGAAATTAAACAAAGTCACCAAGAATGTAGTACCCAACAAACACAACAGAATAAGTATTTGGAGCAGTTGCACTTGCCCCAAAGCAAACCAATTTCCCCAAATTTCAAAGTTAAAACCATCAAGCTTCCAACTCTAGATCATACATTAAATGAAACAGACCACAGCTATGAAAGTCATAAACAGCAATCTGAGGTTGATGTTCAAACCTTTGCCAAACAACAATATCTGGAAACCAAGAAAACTGAAGCAAGCACTGAATGTAGTCATAAGCAATCTCTGGCTGAAAGACATTACCAGCTAcctaagaaggagaaaagagtgaCAATAAAATTGCCTACAGAATCCATACAGAAGAACCATGAAGATAAGCTCAAGATAGTTCCTGGGAAGCAAGAAGAATTTGCGGGATCTGACAGAGGGAAACTTCcaggaagtgaagaaaaaaataagggacCATCAATGATTAGTCGAAAAGAAGAGAGATtaataactgaaagaaaacaagaagtttTGAAGAATAAATCAGCACCAAAGGTCGTTAAGCAAAAGGTTATTGATGCACATCTTGATTCACAGACTCAAAATTTTCAGCAAACACAAATACAGACCTCTGAAAGTAAAGCTGAACATAAAAAATGGCCCCAGCCATATAATAGTCTGCAGGAAGAAAAATGTCTCCAAGTCAAGGGCATACAACAGAAACAAGTCTTCTCTAATACTAAAGATTCAAAGCAAGAGATTACACAGAACAAATCTTTCTTTTCCGCTGTGAAAGAATCCCAGCAGGATGATGGAAAATGTGCCGTAAATATAGTGGAATTCTTGAGAAAACGTGAAGAACTACAACAGATTTTGTCTAGAGTAAAACAGTTTGAAGCAGAGCCAAATAAAAGTGGCCTTAAAACATTTCAGACACTGTTAAATACTATCCCAGGATGGCTGAtaagtgaagaaaagagagaatatgcAGTTCACATTGCCATAgagaataatttagaaaaagtaaaagaagaaataacacatATTAAAACTCAAGCGGAAGATATGCTTGTGTCCTATGAAAATATAATTCAGACAGCCATGATGTCCTCCAAAACAGGAAAATCGGGCAATAAACCCACTAGTCTTGATGAAACATCATCCAAAGTATCTAATGTTCATGtcagcaataataaaaatagtgaacagaaagaaaataaaattgccaaAGAGAAAACAGGACAGCACCAAGTAGCAGCTCATCGTGAAGCAGCTGTTCACAGTCACGTGAAAACCCATCAGGAAATTAAACTCGATGAGAGCAACATTCCCCCTCCCTCTTTAAAAACACGCCCACCGTCACCAACTTTTATCACAATAGAGTCTACTGTCCGACGAACGGAAACGCCTACTAAGGACGAGCTTTCTCAGTCCCCCAAAAAGGACAGTTATGTTGAACCCCCGCCAAGAAGACCCATGTCGCAAACATCTGAAATTCACAGAGCAAACACTTCCCCTTCTCCACCTAGGAGTCGCTCTGAACAACTCGTCAGACTCAAAGACACCACTGCAAAGTTATCCAAAGGGGCCATCCCATGTCCAGCGGTCACCCCGGTTCCAACTGTAGAGAAGAGGTCTGAAATCATCATGTCTCCTGCAACACTTCGTCGTCAAATTAAGATAGAAACTCGTGGTAGGGACTCTCCACCTACAATCACAATACCAGTAAATATACATCATACTGCTAGTGGTTCCTCCAGAGAATCTATGGAAGCTCAAGAGGAAATCAGGAAAGTGGAGAAAAGGGCTACTTACGTTCACAATGCTGGACTCAATTCCACTGATCCCATAGTGCCCGACACTGAAAGCTATGATGCAGTTGAAATCATCCGCAAGGTTGAAGTGCCTCCTCGCCTGTCAGAGCACACACAGAGATACGAAGCAGCCAACCGCACTGTTCAAATGGCTGAAAATTTCGTGAATGACcgtgaaaatgaaataaacagatgGTTCAGGGAATTTGAGCATGGCCCAGTTTCTGAAGCAAAGTCAAACAGAAGAGTTTATGCAAATGGAGAAACAAACCATAATATACAACAAGAAAGTCATACGTTTTGTCAGGAGGAATTTGGATTAACGTCTTTAGGAAACACGAGTTTTACAGATTTTTCTTGCAAACATCCTAGAGAGCTGCAAGAAAAGATTCCTGTTAAACAGCCCAGGATCTGCTCTGAAACAAGGTCCCTAAGTGAACATTTCTCAGGCATGGATGCATTTGAGAGTCAAATTGTTGAGTCAAAAATGAAAACCTCTTCATCACATAGCTCAGAAGCTGGCAAATCTGGCTGTGACTTCAAGCATGCCCCACCAACCTACGAGGATGTCATTGCTGGACATATTTTAGATATCTCTGATTCACccaaagaagtcagaaaaaattttcaaaagacgTGGCAGGAGAGtggaagagtttttaaaagcctGGGATATGCAACTTCAGATTCTTCTGCAACTGAGATGAGAACCGCCTTCCAAGAGGAATCTGCATTTATAAGTG